The following proteins are encoded in a genomic region of Micrococcaceae bacterium Sec5.8:
- a CDS encoding rhodanese-like domain-containing protein, producing the protein MKSISVKELAALGKEAAIVDVREDDEFAAVRVSGATSVPLSRFTQSLAEVPATGTVYVMCAAGGRSSQATAYLTDQGYDAVNVTGGINEWEFDGLPVQRG; encoded by the coding sequence ATGAAGAGCATCTCCGTCAAGGAACTGGCAGCACTGGGCAAGGAAGCGGCCATTGTCGACGTCCGTGAGGACGACGAATTCGCCGCAGTCCGCGTCAGCGGAGCCACGAGCGTTCCGCTCTCGCGCTTCACGCAGTCGCTCGCCGAGGTGCCGGCCACCGGGACCGTCTACGTCATGTGCGCAGCCGGCGGCCGCAGCAGCCAGGCCACCGCCTATCTCACCGACCAAGGCTACGACGCCGTCAACGTCACCGGCGGCATCAACGAGTGGGAGTTCGACGGACTGCCGGTCCAGCGCGGCTGA
- a CDS encoding DUF6328 family protein gives MSSAERSSSDFRHESPTEKLDRNWLELLQELRVLQTGVQILAGFLLTLPFQSRFETLDSFQTTLYLANVALAALTTSLILLPVSVHRRLFRMHLRAALVSSADRIAKVALGGIGLLSVGTSALVFDVTAGRAAGLTAGAALLGLLLILLVYVPSRLRRQAEQAAEESKPAPEPHLETGP, from the coding sequence GTGTCATCTGCCGAGCGATCTTCAAGTGACTTCAGGCACGAGTCCCCTACTGAAAAACTTGACCGGAACTGGCTGGAACTGCTGCAGGAACTGCGGGTGCTGCAAACCGGGGTTCAGATCCTCGCGGGGTTCCTGCTGACCCTGCCGTTCCAATCCCGGTTCGAAACGCTGGACAGCTTCCAAACCACCCTGTATCTCGCCAACGTGGCACTGGCTGCCCTCACCACATCGCTGATTCTGCTGCCTGTGAGCGTGCACCGCCGGCTGTTCCGAATGCATTTGCGGGCCGCGCTGGTCTCCAGCGCCGACCGGATCGCAAAGGTCGCCTTAGGCGGCATCGGGCTCCTCAGCGTCGGCACCTCCGCGCTGGTTTTCGATGTCACGGCCGGCCGGGCGGCGGGCCTGACTGCCGGAGCAGCCCTTCTGGGGTTGTTGCTGATCCTGTTGGTTTACGTGCCGAGCAGGCTCCGGCGGCAGGCCGAGCAGGCCGCCGAGGAATCCAAGCCGGCCCCGGAGCCGCACCTTGAAACCGGACCCTGA
- the nhaA gene encoding Na+/H+ antiporter NhaA, translating into MSPTPPPAPPRLTIFGRGSYAESLRIGEILRKETVGGALLVAAAVIALIWANSPVSESYFAIRDLKIGYEPWHLELSLGAWAADGLLAIFFFLVGLELKREFIAGDLRQLDKSIVPVAAAVGGVAIPAVIYAIVNLTSPETLLGWAIPTATDIAFAVAVLAIIGSHLPSALRIFLLTLAVVDDLLAITIIAIFYTSDLQVTPLLLALIPLAIYTFLAHKYRRFFGTKTAAAWLILLPLGAVTWALVHASGIHATVAGVLLGVAIPVMRSQASGGPAAGPGLAEIFEHRFRPISAGVAVPVFAFFSAGVAVGGWNGFAAALTDPVAIGIILALVLGKPIGIMGTTWLLTKVTKARLDTSFKWIDVFGLSLLAGIGFTVSLLVAELSFGQGSAHDDHAKVGILVASALAALLATAVLKTRNRQYRQAEEAEKLDSDQDGIPDVYQQDGPVR; encoded by the coding sequence ATGAGCCCCACACCGCCTCCCGCCCCGCCACGCCTGACCATCTTCGGCCGCGGCAGCTACGCTGAATCGCTCCGGATCGGTGAGATTCTCCGCAAAGAGACGGTTGGGGGCGCTCTCCTTGTGGCCGCGGCCGTCATCGCCTTGATCTGGGCCAACTCGCCGGTATCCGAAAGCTACTTCGCGATCCGTGACCTCAAAATCGGGTACGAACCGTGGCATCTGGAACTGAGCCTGGGGGCATGGGCTGCCGACGGGCTGCTGGCCATCTTCTTCTTCCTGGTCGGCCTCGAACTCAAACGTGAATTCATTGCCGGTGACCTGCGCCAGCTGGACAAATCCATTGTTCCGGTAGCGGCGGCCGTCGGCGGGGTGGCCATTCCCGCGGTGATCTACGCGATCGTCAACCTCACCAGCCCGGAGACCCTGCTGGGCTGGGCCATTCCGACCGCCACCGACATCGCCTTCGCTGTTGCCGTGCTGGCCATCATCGGCTCGCACCTGCCCAGCGCCCTGCGGATCTTCCTGCTGACCCTGGCAGTGGTGGACGACTTGCTCGCCATCACCATCATCGCCATTTTCTATACCAGTGACCTCCAGGTGACGCCGCTGCTGCTGGCGCTGATTCCCTTGGCGATCTACACGTTCCTGGCCCACAAGTACCGGCGTTTCTTCGGGACCAAGACGGCGGCCGCCTGGCTGATCCTGCTGCCCCTGGGCGCCGTGACCTGGGCCCTCGTCCATGCCTCGGGCATCCACGCGACCGTAGCCGGTGTGCTGCTCGGAGTCGCGATTCCCGTCATGCGGTCCCAAGCCAGCGGCGGCCCGGCCGCCGGGCCCGGTCTCGCGGAAATTTTCGAGCACCGGTTCCGCCCCATCTCGGCCGGCGTCGCCGTCCCGGTCTTCGCATTCTTCTCGGCCGGAGTGGCCGTGGGCGGCTGGAACGGCTTCGCCGCCGCACTCACGGACCCCGTGGCCATCGGCATCATCCTGGCCCTGGTTCTCGGCAAGCCAATCGGAATCATGGGCACCACCTGGCTGCTGACCAAGGTCACCAAAGCTCGGCTGGACACCAGCTTCAAGTGGATCGATGTCTTCGGCCTGTCCCTGCTGGCCGGCATCGGATTTACCGTCTCCCTCCTGGTGGCTGAACTGAGCTTCGGCCAGGGCAGTGCTCACGACGACCACGCCAAGGTGGGCATCCTCGTGGCCTCCGCACTGGCGGCCCTGCTGGCGACCGCGGTGCTGAAGACCCGCAACAGGCAATACCGGCAGGCCGAAGAGGCGGAAAAACTCGACTCGGACCAGGACGGCATCCCCGACGTCTACCAACAGGACGGCCCCGTGCGGTAG
- a CDS encoding glycerophosphodiester phosphodiesterase → MAHRGFSRDGLENSMAAFRAAVELGFRHLETDVHTTADGVLLLFHDETLDRVTDGHGRISDLPAETVARARIGGVEPIPLFEELARSFPDVRLNLDVKDWNSVDTLAAAIERFGLHDRVLIASFSDRRRRAVLRQLSRPAAGSAGMISNALFVLLGPLLPAALLRLTAGRALRGVHALQVPLRYGPVTVVTSGFVRRAHRHGLQVHVWTVNDPAQMHRLLDLGVDGIVTDRADLLKDVLQDRGSWRS, encoded by the coding sequence ATGGCCCATCGCGGGTTCTCCCGGGACGGCTTGGAAAACTCCATGGCAGCGTTCCGCGCCGCCGTCGAACTCGGGTTCAGGCACCTCGAAACGGACGTGCACACCACAGCAGACGGCGTCCTGCTGCTGTTCCATGACGAAACCCTGGACCGGGTGACGGACGGCCACGGCCGTATCTCGGACCTCCCGGCAGAGACGGTGGCGCGGGCACGGATCGGCGGGGTGGAGCCCATCCCGCTGTTTGAGGAACTGGCTAGGTCGTTCCCGGATGTCCGGCTCAATCTGGACGTCAAGGACTGGAATTCCGTGGACACCCTGGCGGCGGCGATCGAGCGGTTCGGGCTGCACGACCGCGTCCTGATTGCCAGCTTTTCGGATCGGCGGCGCCGGGCCGTGCTCAGGCAACTGAGCCGCCCCGCGGCCGGTTCCGCCGGGATGATCTCGAATGCCCTCTTTGTTCTGCTCGGCCCCCTGCTTCCGGCTGCGCTGCTGCGCCTCACCGCCGGACGCGCGCTCCGCGGCGTCCACGCACTGCAGGTTCCCCTCCGCTACGGTCCCGTGACCGTGGTGACCTCCGGCTTCGTCCGGCGCGCCCACCGGCACGGGCTGCAGGTGCACGTGTGGACGGTCAACGACCCCGCCCAAATGCACCGGCTGCTGGACCTCGGAGTAGATGGGATCGTCACTGACCGTGCGGACCTGCTGAAGGACGTCCTGCAGGACCGCGGCAGCTGGCGCAGCTGA
- a CDS encoding TrkA family potassium uptake protein, which produces MARNIFLSHSPSGSDKASSVVVIGLGRFGGSLALELEAQGTEVLGIDASEDIVQSFNGRLTHVVRADSTKEEVLRQLSVHEFDRAVVGIGSDIEASILTTSRILKFRRPQIWAKAISEPHAEILGQLGVEHVIRPEHDMGKRVAHLVLGSILDYVEFEDDFVMIRTSPPAGIRDRPLGVLGLRDKHGVTIVAVKRPGGTWGHTTAQTVLYDEDQIIVQGSKAKAERFSTLP; this is translated from the coding sequence TTGGCTAGGAACATTTTCTTGTCCCACTCCCCGTCCGGCAGTGACAAGGCGTCCTCCGTGGTGGTCATCGGCCTGGGCCGCTTCGGCGGTTCGCTGGCCCTGGAGTTGGAAGCGCAGGGCACCGAAGTGCTCGGCATCGATGCCAGCGAGGACATCGTGCAGTCCTTCAACGGACGCCTCACCCACGTGGTCAGGGCTGACTCCACCAAGGAAGAGGTGCTTCGCCAACTCTCGGTACATGAATTCGACCGCGCCGTGGTCGGCATCGGTTCGGACATCGAGGCCAGCATCCTGACGACCTCGCGGATCCTCAAATTCCGGCGTCCCCAGATCTGGGCCAAGGCCATCAGCGAACCGCACGCCGAAATCCTCGGACAGCTCGGCGTGGAGCACGTCATCCGGCCGGAACACGACATGGGCAAACGCGTCGCGCACCTGGTCCTCGGTTCCATCCTTGACTACGTGGAATTTGAAGACGACTTCGTGATGATCCGGACCAGCCCGCCGGCCGGCATCCGCGACCGTCCCCTCGGCGTACTCGGCCTGCGGGACAAGCATGGCGTCACCATCGTCGCGGTCAAGCGGCCGGGCGGCACATGGGGCCACACTACGGCGCAAACGGTCCTGTACGACGAGGACCAGATTATCGTCCAGGGCAGCAAAGCCAAGGCCGAACGGTTCAGTACCCTGCCCTGA
- a CDS encoding carbohydrate kinase, which yields MLTVIGEGLVDVVQRSSGIQAHVGGSPLNVAVGLARLDHPVQFIGRYGTDAYGEAVAAHLKSSSVLLPVGPDELPTSVATALIDDDGAASYTFDLAWELPGLAERLPFMLQATTLLHTGSIATMLAPGAAEVLAAVEHAHPSATISFDPNCRPSIITDVDYARGQAEKFVALADVVKASDEDLQWLYPDADPLDSARRWLGGPEGPAMVVVTRGAQGPWGVNAAGEAQFPAPSVKVADTVGAGDSFMAALLSGVVDRGLAGAQNRKDLRELSAERLRDLLAHAARAAAITVSRAGANPPTRTELNRLEARAVDHTSH from the coding sequence ATGCTCACAGTTATAGGCGAGGGCCTGGTTGATGTGGTCCAGCGTTCCTCCGGTATCCAGGCCCATGTCGGCGGCAGCCCGCTTAACGTCGCCGTGGGACTGGCCCGGCTGGACCATCCGGTGCAGTTCATCGGCCGCTACGGAACCGACGCCTACGGTGAAGCGGTGGCGGCGCACCTGAAGTCCAGCTCAGTGCTGCTCCCCGTGGGTCCCGACGAACTGCCCACGTCCGTCGCCACCGCCCTGATCGATGACGACGGCGCCGCCAGCTACACGTTCGATCTCGCCTGGGAGCTGCCCGGGCTTGCCGAGAGGTTGCCGTTCATGCTGCAGGCGACGACGCTGCTGCACACCGGCTCCATTGCCACGATGCTGGCTCCCGGCGCCGCAGAGGTTCTCGCCGCCGTCGAACATGCCCATCCCTCAGCCACCATCAGCTTCGACCCCAACTGCCGGCCCAGCATCATCACCGACGTGGACTACGCGCGCGGGCAGGCGGAGAAGTTTGTTGCCCTCGCGGACGTGGTCAAGGCCTCGGACGAGGATCTTCAGTGGCTCTACCCCGATGCGGATCCGCTGGACTCGGCCCGGCGCTGGCTGGGCGGCCCGGAAGGCCCGGCCATGGTGGTGGTCACCCGCGGCGCCCAGGGGCCGTGGGGTGTCAACGCCGCCGGCGAAGCGCAGTTTCCGGCCCCGTCCGTCAAAGTGGCGGACACCGTGGGGGCCGGAGATTCCTTCATGGCGGCGCTGCTCTCCGGGGTGGTGGACCGGGGCCTGGCCGGGGCGCAGAACCGCAAGGACCTCCGGGAGCTCTCGGCGGAACGCCTCCGCGACCTCCTGGCCCACGCTGCCCGGGCGGCCGCGATCACCGTGTCCCGGGCCGGCGCCAATCCCCCCACCCGCACCGAACTCAACCGGCTCGAGGCCCGGGCTGTGGACCACACCAGTCATTGA
- a CDS encoding glycerate kinase, whose amino-acid sequence MRILIAPDKFKGSLTAAEAAAAMAEGALRVYPDAEVLQFPVADGGEGTLEAAVAAGYEERLNAVVGPILAPVGAAWAIRKDAFGGATAIIETAQASGLDQMEPTPANALRAHSYGCGQLIAAALDAGATEIVLGLGGSAMTDGGSGALRALGLKPLDAAGNVVPLGGGSLADVVQLDVSGLDPRLGAVTFRIAVDVQNPLFGSAGAAHVFGPQKGADEDAVELLDAGLRNWSSVLRESTGRDVNVSGAGAAGGFPASFLAFSDAVLESGFELVAGLTGLAGKLAQADLVITGEGSLDSQSLAGKAPIALADAARRLEIPVIVVAGRILVTPEDLAEHGVVAAAQLLDVAGSAEDAVANAAKYLAWATTQVLEGA is encoded by the coding sequence ATGCGCATCCTGATCGCCCCGGACAAGTTCAAGGGCTCCCTTACCGCCGCCGAAGCCGCCGCCGCCATGGCGGAGGGTGCCTTGCGCGTTTATCCCGACGCCGAGGTCCTCCAGTTTCCGGTGGCCGACGGCGGCGAGGGAACCCTCGAGGCCGCCGTTGCCGCCGGTTACGAGGAGCGGCTGAACGCCGTTGTCGGCCCCATCCTGGCACCCGTCGGCGCGGCCTGGGCGATCCGGAAGGACGCCTTCGGCGGGGCAACCGCCATCATCGAAACCGCGCAGGCGTCGGGCCTGGACCAGATGGAGCCGACTCCCGCCAACGCACTCAGGGCGCACAGCTACGGCTGCGGCCAGCTGATCGCCGCCGCCCTCGACGCCGGCGCGACCGAAATTGTGCTGGGCCTGGGCGGCTCGGCGATGACGGACGGCGGCAGCGGGGCCCTGCGCGCGTTGGGCCTGAAACCGCTTGATGCTGCCGGCAATGTGGTGCCCCTCGGCGGCGGCTCGTTGGCCGATGTGGTGCAGCTCGATGTCAGCGGGCTCGATCCGAGGCTCGGGGCGGTAACCTTCCGGATTGCCGTTGACGTGCAAAACCCGCTCTTCGGCAGCGCCGGCGCGGCCCACGTGTTTGGTCCGCAAAAGGGCGCCGACGAGGACGCCGTGGAACTGCTCGACGCAGGACTGCGCAACTGGTCCTCGGTGCTGCGCGAATCCACCGGGCGGGACGTGAATGTCTCCGGTGCCGGGGCCGCCGGAGGTTTCCCGGCCTCGTTCCTGGCGTTCAGCGACGCCGTCCTGGAAAGCGGTTTCGAGTTGGTGGCCGGGCTCACCGGACTGGCCGGCAAACTCGCGCAGGCGGACCTTGTGATCACCGGCGAGGGGTCGCTGGATTCGCAGTCGTTGGCCGGAAAAGCGCCGATTGCGCTTGCGGATGCCGCCCGGAGGCTGGAGATCCCGGTGATCGTCGTGGCCGGACGGATCCTGGTCACCCCGGAGGACCTCGCCGAACACGGGGTGGTGGCCGCCGCCCAACTGCTGGACGTGGCGGGGAGCGCGGAAGACGCCGTCGCGAATGCCGCGAAATACCTCGCCTGGGCCACCACCCAGGTGCTTGAGGGCGCCTGA
- a CDS encoding potassium transporter TrkG, whose protein sequence is MQVEVPALLRALAAGFTKFLRAFAPRHPAQVIVLGFAGAVAAGTGLLLLPMAKAGAGSASLLEALFTATSAVCVTGLITVDTPVFWSGFGQGVILVLIQIGGFGVMSFGTLLGVLTARRLGLRSRISAATETKSSGFGDVRQVLVGVLAISLAVEAALALILAIRFMAGYGYPLGEALWHGVFHSISSFNNAGFALYSDNLMGFVGDPWICLPIAAAVIIGGLGFPVLFEIGRQYRRPIHWSMNTKLVLVGSAILLAGGTVFLTAIEWANPATLGGLRPADRVLAGFFQSVITRTAGFNSIDIAQMNPVSWLGMDILMFIGGGPAGTAGGLKITTFAVLFFILSTELQGGTAVNIFGKRLSRAVHRQAITVVLLAIALVMGSTMFLMLTTNFGQERILFEVISAFATVGLSTGITAAIPPTGQLVLILLMFVGRLGPVTLGAALALRERPMLYDYPKERPLIG, encoded by the coding sequence ATGCAAGTTGAAGTCCCGGCGCTGCTGCGCGCCCTGGCAGCGGGCTTCACCAAGTTCCTCCGGGCGTTCGCGCCGCGGCACCCGGCCCAGGTGATCGTCCTTGGGTTCGCCGGGGCGGTCGCGGCCGGCACCGGACTGCTGTTGCTCCCGATGGCCAAGGCAGGCGCAGGAAGCGCCAGTCTTCTGGAGGCCCTGTTCACCGCCACCTCCGCCGTGTGCGTCACCGGGCTGATCACCGTGGATACGCCGGTGTTCTGGAGTGGGTTTGGCCAAGGTGTCATCCTGGTCCTGATCCAGATCGGCGGTTTCGGGGTGATGTCGTTCGGCACGCTGCTTGGCGTCCTGACCGCCCGGCGGCTCGGCCTGAGGTCCCGAATATCCGCCGCCACCGAGACCAAGAGCAGCGGTTTCGGTGACGTGCGCCAGGTACTGGTGGGGGTCCTGGCCATCAGTCTGGCCGTGGAGGCCGCCCTGGCCTTGATCCTCGCAATCCGCTTCATGGCCGGGTACGGCTATCCCCTGGGCGAAGCGCTCTGGCATGGAGTGTTTCACTCCATCTCATCCTTCAACAACGCCGGGTTTGCCCTGTACTCAGATAATCTCATGGGATTTGTGGGCGACCCCTGGATCTGCCTGCCGATCGCTGCCGCGGTAATCATCGGCGGACTCGGATTCCCGGTCCTGTTTGAAATCGGACGGCAATACAGGCGCCCGATCCACTGGAGCATGAATACGAAACTTGTCCTCGTCGGCTCGGCCATCCTCCTGGCGGGCGGGACGGTGTTCCTCACGGCCATCGAATGGGCCAACCCGGCAACCCTGGGTGGCCTCCGTCCCGCGGACAGGGTGCTGGCCGGCTTCTTCCAGTCAGTGATCACCCGCACGGCAGGTTTCAACAGCATCGACATCGCACAGATGAATCCGGTGTCCTGGCTGGGCATGGACATCCTCATGTTTATCGGCGGCGGCCCGGCCGGGACCGCGGGTGGCCTGAAAATTACCACTTTCGCTGTCCTGTTCTTCATCCTCAGCACCGAACTGCAGGGTGGGACGGCTGTGAACATCTTCGGCAAACGTCTGTCCCGCGCGGTGCACCGCCAGGCGATAACTGTGGTGCTGCTGGCGATAGCCTTGGTCATGGGTTCAACGATGTTCCTGATGCTGACCACCAACTTCGGGCAGGAGCGGATCCTGTTCGAGGTGATTTCCGCCTTCGCCACGGTCGGTCTGTCCACCGGCATCACCGCCGCCATCCCGCCAACGGGTCAACTCGTGCTGATCCTGCTGATGTTCGTCGGGAGGCTGGGGCCGGTAACACTGGGCGCGGCCCTGGCCCTGCGCGAACGGCCCATGCTCTACGACTACCCCAAGGAAAGGCCCCTCATTGGCTAG
- a CDS encoding YbhB/YbcL family Raf kinase inhibitor-like protein, whose amino-acid sequence MAPRDVPSFQVSSESFQDGQTLPVAQRGAATGPGAADESPQLSWSGAPEGTQSYAVTVFDPDAPGGGGFWHWAVLDVPAQTTSLPAGAGSRNGGGLPRGAFQLRNDGGGAGYLGAAPPRGHGPHHYVFTVLALDVAQSGLDAAASPAKLETKLGAHILARASRTTIYERR is encoded by the coding sequence ATGGCACCCCGCGATGTTCCAAGCTTCCAGGTCAGCAGTGAGTCATTCCAAGACGGCCAGACACTGCCGGTGGCGCAGCGCGGCGCCGCAACGGGGCCCGGCGCCGCGGACGAATCGCCGCAGCTGAGCTGGAGCGGAGCCCCGGAAGGAACCCAAAGCTACGCCGTTACCGTGTTCGACCCCGACGCTCCGGGGGGCGGCGGGTTCTGGCACTGGGCCGTGCTGGATGTCCCGGCCCAGACGACGTCCCTGCCGGCCGGAGCAGGGTCCCGGAACGGCGGCGGCCTTCCCCGGGGCGCTTTCCAGTTGAGGAACGACGGCGGCGGGGCCGGATATCTGGGGGCCGCGCCACCCCGGGGCCACGGACCGCACCACTACGTCTTCACCGTCCTGGCGCTGGACGTAGCGCAGTCGGGGCTGGACGCTGCCGCGTCCCCGGCAAAGCTCGAAACGAAGCTCGGCGCCCACATCCTGGCCCGGGCAAGCCGCACCACTATTTACGAGCGCCGCTAG
- a CDS encoding alpha/beta hydrolase — translation MKRHRYSYGDDPSQWGELFLPEAAATKGVVVVIHGGYWRSQYGAELGEPLAKDLAAHGMAAWNLEYRRAGNGGGWPHTFSDVLAGIDKLGDIAGDHGLGLDTVVALGHSAGGHLAVWAAGRTRLAQLGAPDADRQLLRRVDGGAVHLTGVVSQSGVLNLAEAERLNLSNGAVSNFLGGSSEKYPKRHKYADPMSAVPLTVPVYAVHGTDDDSVPVSQSDSYAAAAKSSGAPVQVLKVPGDHFALIDPKAAAYRKCRELVQLLLN, via the coding sequence GTGAAGCGGCATAGGTACAGCTACGGCGACGACCCCAGCCAGTGGGGTGAGCTCTTCCTGCCGGAGGCCGCCGCCACCAAGGGAGTCGTCGTGGTGATCCACGGCGGCTACTGGCGCTCCCAGTACGGCGCAGAACTCGGCGAACCCCTGGCCAAAGACCTCGCGGCGCACGGCATGGCCGCCTGGAACCTCGAGTACCGCCGGGCCGGCAACGGCGGCGGCTGGCCCCATACTTTTTCCGACGTGCTCGCCGGAATCGACAAGCTTGGTGACATCGCCGGCGACCACGGACTCGGCCTGGACACGGTGGTGGCGCTGGGCCACTCGGCTGGCGGTCACCTGGCCGTGTGGGCCGCAGGCCGGACCCGGCTCGCCCAGCTGGGCGCCCCGGACGCGGACCGCCAGTTGCTGCGGCGGGTCGACGGCGGCGCGGTGCACTTGACCGGCGTCGTCAGCCAGTCCGGTGTCCTCAACCTTGCGGAAGCGGAACGGCTGAACCTCAGCAATGGTGCGGTCAGCAACTTCCTTGGCGGCTCCTCCGAAAAATATCCGAAACGGCATAAGTACGCGGATCCGATGAGCGCCGTCCCGCTGACAGTGCCGGTCTATGCCGTCCACGGCACAGACGACGACAGCGTTCCCGTGAGCCAGTCGGACTCCTACGCTGCTGCGGCCAAGTCTTCCGGCGCGCCCGTCCAGGTCCTGAAGGTCCCGGGCGATCACTTCGCGCTCATCGACCCCAAAGCCGCCGCTTACCGCAAGTGCCGCGAACTGGTGCAACTGCTGCTGAACTGA
- a CDS encoding HAD family hydrolase, translating to MRMVASDIDGTILGHDGKISERTVRAFHACRDAGIELVFVTGRPPRWLHPLQEQLGHTGTVICSNGAIVWDLEADRMVSARGLQLDAVFEARAIIQRLRPSALFAAETLTGFHLEPGFIEDGSSRLLAEVTPAPLHATLTAADSVVKFLAIVREGSADEFLAEVTPAVAHLAAATHSAPNMALLELSLPGVNKAVTLAEYAAALGIGPADVVAFGDMPNDIEMLRWAGDGYAMASGHPQAILAAGQQAPHFDDDGVAQVLEAKLAALGVRLS from the coding sequence ATGCGGATGGTAGCAAGTGACATCGACGGTACGATCCTCGGCCACGACGGCAAAATCAGTGAGCGGACCGTCCGTGCGTTCCACGCCTGCCGGGACGCCGGCATTGAACTGGTCTTTGTCACGGGCCGGCCACCGCGCTGGCTGCATCCCCTCCAGGAACAGCTGGGCCACACCGGCACCGTCATCTGCTCCAACGGCGCCATCGTCTGGGACCTTGAAGCGGACCGGATGGTCTCGGCCCGGGGCCTGCAGCTCGACGCCGTCTTCGAGGCCCGCGCTATTATCCAACGGCTGCGCCCCTCCGCGCTGTTCGCCGCCGAGACCTTGACCGGCTTTCACCTGGAACCGGGGTTTATCGAGGACGGTTCCAGCAGGCTGCTCGCCGAAGTCACCCCCGCGCCGCTGCACGCCACGCTCACGGCAGCGGACTCCGTGGTGAAGTTCCTGGCCATCGTCCGGGAAGGATCAGCTGACGAATTCCTGGCCGAGGTCACCCCCGCCGTCGCCCATCTTGCTGCGGCGACCCACTCAGCGCCCAACATGGCGCTCCTGGAACTCTCCCTCCCCGGGGTCAACAAGGCCGTCACGCTGGCCGAATACGCGGCCGCACTGGGCATCGGCCCGGCGGATGTGGTGGCGTTCGGGGACATGCCCAACGACATCGAGATGCTCCGCTGGGCCGGCGACGGCTACGCGATGGCCAGCGGCCACCCCCAGGCTATCCTCGCGGCCGGGCAGCAGGCCCCGCACTTCGATGACGACGGCGTGGCCCAGGTTCTCGAGGCGAAGCTCGCAGCCCTGGGCGTCCGGCTCTCCTGA